In bacterium, the genomic window AACCGAAAACCACGCTTTTCGGTTCCCGTTGAGCCAAAGTCTTACCCGGACTTTGGCGATATTACAGCAGTCTCCGTGAGGAAAGGAAAAACGACGCTTTTCCCTATCCCCAGGACATTAATGAGCCAGAAAAAGTTCCGCCTGGACTTTTTGCGACTCAGTCAAAATTGATCCAGGAACCGGTCAGGGTCTTCACAACCGGTTCCTGGATTGTAGCCTTCGGAAAAACATGTTTACCGACAGGGCGACAGTCAGCAGAATGATCCCGAGGGCCATGGCGAAGGCGAACTCACCCTTGCTTGTCTCCAGGGCGATGGATGTAGTAATGGTCCGTGTAAAGCCCTTGATGTTGCCGCCCAGCATCATGGCCGATCCCACTTCAGCCACCACCCGTCCGAACCCGTTGAACAATGCTGCCATGAGACCGAAACGGGCCTCGGCCAGGATGGTGAGAGAGGCCTGCCGGGGGGTGGCTCCGAGGCTGACGGCCGTGAGGCGGGCCCTGGGGTCTACTGCGTTTACGGCGGCGATGGTCAGCCCCACGATGAGGGGAAAAGCCAGGATGATGTCGCCCAGGATGATCCCCGATGGGGTGAAGAGAAGATCCAGGAACCCCAGAGGCCCTTTACGGGACAGGAAGGAGTAGCAGAAAAGGCCCACCACCACCGTTGGCAGAGCCATGAGGGTGTTGAAGAGGGTGAGGACGGCCCCCTTGCCCGGGAACTCCCGTGTGGCTACGAAGTAGGCCAGGGGGACACCCAGGACGGCGGCGATGAAGGTTGCGCTTATCGCCACCCTCAGGGACAGGAAGGTGACGGTCACCACTTCGGGGTCGAAGGTGAAGATCAGAACGAGAGCCCCCTTGACTGCTTCAAAAAGGTAGTTCATGGGGATCTCTCGTCCGAAGGAGGAAGGAGGAAGGGAGAATGTATCCGGCAACCAACTTGCAGTTCAGTTTTTAATGTAGTTGTTGCCATATTTTTCCCTTTTCCCTGCAGATAGGAGGTTCTACCATGTCGTCCCCTGCAAAAGACTTTGAGGATTTGGTGGTCTGGCAGAAGGCCCATCATGTGGTTCTCTCTGTAGATTATTTACCCATCACAAGCGGGGTAAATAATCTGTTCCCGAACTTATCCTCAAACCCCCCGATCATCTTCTGGCCCTCGGGAGAAGCCATGAACTCGATGAGCTTCAGGGCTCCTGCGTAGTTCACGTGGGGCTGTTTTTCCGGGTTGACGGCCATGATGCCGTAGGGGTTGTATAGAAGATCCGAAGGCTTTGTAAAGAGCATCTTCAGGTCGACCTTGTCGGAGTACTTCAGGTAGGTGCCGGAATCCGAGAGGGTGTACCCCATCTTCTCGTCGGCGATGGTCAGGGTCTCGCCCATTCCCTTGCCCGACTCCAGGTACCAGCTTTTCCCCGTGGGAAGGTCTCCGAGGACGGTCTTCCAGATGCTCTGCTCCTTGATGTGGGTCCCGGAGTTGTCCCCACGGGAAACGAAGGGGGAACCGCTCGCGGCGATCTTCTTGAAGGCGTCCTCGGCGTTGCCGGCGGCCCTGACGCCGGCGGGGTCGCTTTCAGGTCCAACGATGACGAAGTAATTGGCCATGATGGTCTGGTGGTTCACCCCGAACCCGGCGTCCATGAACTTCTTTTCGCTGGAAGGGGCGTGGACGAGGGTGACGTCGACGTCGCCGTTTTCAGCCAGTTTGAGGGCTTTGCCCGTCCCGACCGCGATGACGTCCACCTTGATGCCCGTCTTCTCCTCGAACTTCGGCAGCAGGTAGGCCAACAGGCCGGTGTTGTCGGTGCTGGTGGTGGAGGACAGCTTGAGTCTGTCAGCCGACCAACCGGGGGAGGTGGCGGTTATGGCCATAACGGCGGCAAGCACAAAACATCGTCCTGTTTTCATCAAGGGTTCCTTTGATCGGATCTCGGATTTTCGGTTCATATTATGGTCCTTTCTGGCATGAGACTGCTTCACATGGGGATGGCTCGCAGTGACAAACAAAAACACTCCGTGTCGCCGCGTCCCCGTGTCCGGTTTCTTACCCCGTCACTATCCTCCCGCTGTCGGCCGTATCGTACCCTCCCAGCTGGGATGCCAGAGCGGCGAACTCGGGGGTTCCAAGGAGCCCGATAAACTTCTGCGCCTGATCCAGGAAGAAAACTTCCTTCCTGATAGCGAGGTCGAACCGCTCCTGCCGCATGGGAATAAAGGGCAGCCCCACCATGCGGGCGACGGTCTCGATGGCGATCCCCGCGTCGGCCCTGCCGGAGAGGACGGCGAGGGCCACGTCGAGGTGGGAGTCGCAGGGGATCGTTTCCCCGGAAATTTCCCGGAACTGCTTTCCCGCCAGGTCCAGTTCCCTTTCCATGAGGGCCCTGGTCCCTGTTCCCAACTCCCGGACGGCCCATCTGCGGGGCTTCCCGATGAGACCCTCGAAGCTCTCGACGCCGTGAGGGTTGTCCGGTCCCAGGAGAACCCCCTGGGTCCTGGCGGCGAAGGTGACCACCGCGATGTCGCTGCCGCCCAGTTCCCGGATGTGGTCCGGGGAGTAACGCCCTTCCCGGTCCACCAGGTGGGCGCAGGCGATGTGGACCAGCCCCTTGGAAAGAGCGACGAGGCCGTCGGTGCTGCCCGTCCGGGACTGAAGAGTAAGGATATCCGGGTTCCGGTGGCGAAAGAGGGCCAGGGTCTTGAGAAAAAGGGGGTCGTCGCTGCCGGCGATAAGCATAAGCTGCTTCGTCTCCTGGAGAAAGGGCAGCTGCTCGGGCATGTTGATGACCGCCGATTCCAGCCAGCGGTCCACCAGGTGAACGGGAAAGAGCCATTTGCCGGTGATCTTGGTGGCCGGCAGGCCCCGCTCGTGGATCAGGGTGTAGACCTGTTTTTCGTTGACGCCCAGGTATTCGGCGATGCCTTGAGTATCCAGGAAAGGGGTGTCCGGAACAGGCTGGTTCATAAACAGGGATAATAAGGGAGGAAGGAAGAGGGAGCAAGAAAAAAATAACTAATTCTTACTAAATGCAACAACAGGAAGGTGGGAGGTGAAAGGAGAAATTCGGAAGATGGAAGGTGGAAGGTGAAACTGGGAGATAGAATTCGGAATGTGGAAGAGATCGTTTGAACTCTGCTTTCCTTCCCGATTCCGCATTCCCCTCTTCCCTGTTCCAGCTGTTAATCAACTTAGCACCAGAAGCGAACCTGGATTTCTGGAACTGCCCAGGGGGAGGCGCAGGACGGAAAGCTGCCGGGAACCGGCCCCGGGGATCTGGAAGGTACAGACTGTAGCAGAGGCGGCGGCGGGGTCCTGGATGACAGGGATGGCGCCCCCGATGATCTGGACGAGGGGCATGCCCAGAAGTTGGTCTGGATCGCACCGGAGCATCTCGGCCGCCGGCTTGTTGACGTTGGCGACCTTATCCTCACCGTCGAGGAGGATAAGGGGCCTGCTCTCAAGGGAGAGGACCGCCTTTAGGCGGGCCCTGGCTGCAGCGAGGCTGCGCTCGAGTTCCCTGCGCGCCGTGACGTCCTTGGCGATACCGATAAAGTAGGTCTCATTCCCCGACTGGTAGCTGCTGGCGGTCAACTGGGTTTCCACGACTTTCCCGCCCTTGCTCAGGTACCGGGTCTCCTCATCGATCCAGCCGGAGGTCTCCCGGAGTCTCCCTAGTCGCCTGTCGGAGTCGGCGCTCAACTCCCGGGTATTCAGCTTGACCAGTTCTTCCAGGCTGTATCCCAGCATCTTGAGGGCTGCCGGGTTGGCGTCCAGGTAGTTACCCTCGCTGTCCACGAAGAAGATACCGCAGGGGGCGTGGTTGAAGATGTTCCTGTAGCGGTCCTCAGAGCGGATGAGTTCATCCTCCATCTTGCGAAAAGGGGTGATGTCCTCCAAGAGAAGGAGGACCTCCGCCGTTTCACCGTTCCGGAGCACGGGCGCTCCGCTTATTTTCCAGGTCCGGTCCACACCCGGGGTGTCGGGGTGGGGCCAGTTCTTCTCCATGATGACGGTTTTACCTGCCCTGATCTCCTCCATGCTGAAGGCAAGGTCGGCCGATTGGAGGAACGCCGCGATCTGCTCCTGTTCCTGGTCCAGGTCCACTCCGAAAAGGTCAGAGGCGGCGGGGTTGTGGAAGGTAATCCGGCCCTTCATGTCCAATGTTATGGCTGCCGCGGGAAGATACCTGATCACCGCACGGGCTCTTTTGTCGGAGGAAAATCCGGTGCCGGCCGGGTCGTCGGCGTTCTGAACGCTGCTCCCAGCGAGACCGAAGTAGACCCCGAGGGCAGCCATGAGTCCGGTAACGATGGGAAGGACGATATGCAGGGTGACC contains:
- a CDS encoding ABC transporter permease; the encoded protein is MNYLFEAVKGALVLIFTFDPEVVTVTFLSLRVAISATFIAAVLGVPLAYFVATREFPGKGAVLTLFNTLMALPTVVVGLFCYSFLSRKGPLGFLDLLFTPSGIILGDIILAFPLIVGLTIAAVNAVDPRARLTAVSLGATPRQASLTILAEARFGLMAALFNGFGRVVAEVGSAMMLGGNIKGFTRTITTSIALETSKGEFAFAMALGIILLTVALSVNMFFRRLQSRNRL
- a CDS encoding extracellular solute-binding protein, encoding MKTGRCFVLAAVMAITATSPGWSADRLKLSSTTSTDNTGLLAYLLPKFEEKTGIKVDVIAVGTGKALKLAENGDVDVTLVHAPSSEKKFMDAGFGVNHQTIMANYFVIVGPESDPAGVRAAGNAEDAFKKIAASGSPFVSRGDNSGTHIKEQSIWKTVLGDLPTGKSWYLESGKGMGETLTIADEKMGYTLSDSGTYLKYSDKVDLKMLFTKPSDLLYNPYGIMAVNPEKQPHVNYAGALKLIEFMASPEGQKMIGGFEDKFGNRLFTPLVMGK
- a CDS encoding helix-turn-helix transcriptional regulator is translated as MNQPVPDTPFLDTQGIAEYLGVNEKQVYTLIHERGLPATKITGKWLFPVHLVDRWLESAVINMPEQLPFLQETKQLMLIAGSDDPLFLKTLALFRHRNPDILTLQSRTGSTDGLVALSKGLVHIACAHLVDREGRYSPDHIRELGGSDIAVVTFAARTQGVLLGPDNPHGVESFEGLIGKPRRWAVRELGTGTRALMERELDLAGKQFREISGETIPCDSHLDVALAVLSGRADAGIAIETVARMVGLPFIPMRQERFDLAIRKEVFFLDQAQKFIGLLGTPEFAALASQLGGYDTADSGRIVTG
- a CDS encoding PAS domain S-box protein, with the translated sequence MQSKLTISFSKTMVTLHIVLPIVTGLMAALGVYFGLAGSSVQNADDPAGTGFSSDKRARAVIRYLPAAAITLDMKGRITFHNPAASDLFGVDLDQEQEQIAAFLQSADLAFSMEEIRAGKTVIMEKNWPHPDTPGVDRTWKISGAPVLRNGETAEVLLLLEDITPFRKMEDELIRSEDRYRNIFNHAPCGIFFVDSEGNYLDANPAALKMLGYSLEELVKLNTRELSADSDRRLGRLRETSGWIDEETRYLSKGGKVVETQLTASSYQSGNETYFIGIAKDVTARRELERSLAAARARLKAVLSLESRPLILLDGEDKVANVNKPAAEMLRCDPDQLLGMPLVQIIGGAIPVIQDPAAASATVCTFQIPGAGSRQLSVLRLPLGSSRNPGSLLVLS